Proteins encoded by one window of Channa argus isolate prfri chromosome 1, Channa argus male v1.0, whole genome shotgun sequence:
- the slka gene encoding STE20-like serine/threonine-protein kinase isoform X3 — MSFFNFRKIFKLGPDKKKKQYEHVHRDVNPEEIWEIVGELGDGAFGKVYKAQNKQNGTLAAAKVIDTKTEDELEDYMVEIDILASCDHHYIVKLLDAFYFEGKLWILIEFCAGGAVDAIMLELERPLTEPQIRVVCKQTLEALSYLHENKIIHRDLKAGNILLSLDGDVKLADFGVSAKNTSTLQRRDSFIGTPYWMAPEVVMCETSKDRPYDYKADIWSLGVTLIELAQIEPPNHEMNPMRVLLKIAKSEPPTLMQPSRWSPEFRDFLRKALDKNVDNRWTSVQLLQHPFVTSVTDSKPLRELIAEAKAEVTEEVEDSKEEEDEDEPDTPLAAPGHKRAPSDASMASSEDDKLPPASSMLESVTEKTEAEPVEDHTSDKLSDEGLGTSEIDKTEEEKLNEVSDVSNEDLAPVLIEPTKDFSPHDAEEPKPDDTQAEESSAGSVLSQPEGSLDTLDKLDAKEPIAYGQEIEEEQNETQGEKTEAEPSQIVIEIERETPELKDDEEREKNGSEESQAEDEPEETKSVLEEVIQTETKDKPPDEEISQHKVTADSTEDTPNGTDVNIDTLNIESKVMDTKVNGDTMPSVDTSSAEVLMEKTIECKPEEKPQVESQEETEQPEQEQPEQDHQSKNEVVLEEKSAVESTNGVSDEAKDTSEVAELVVTTEDVPVKEDEEKALLADESTQDVVSVPESETDSETKMEQVSPAVMKPDVESDSGSSSAADSNSLDLNLSISSFLSKSKEGGSLSMQESKRQKKTLKKTRKFMVDGVEVSVTTSKIVTDNDTKSEEMRFLRRQELRELRLLQKEEQRAQQQLSNKLQQQREQIYRRFDQETAGKKRQYDQEVENLEKKQKQTIERLEQDHTSRLRDEAKRIKADQDKELSKFQNMLKNRKKEAVAQVMIQSFQLSSCALFNAQMQDEQEFLQKQQQDLDAALKKIIQQHKLEIATIERDCLNHKQQLMRAREAALWELEERHLQEKHQQLKQQLKDQYFLQRHQLLKRHEKEMEQMQRYIQRLIEELKNKQTQERVRLPKIQRSEAKTRMAMFKKSIRMTANAVVTAEQERERIKQFASQEEKRQKNERLHQHQKHENQMRDLQLQCDSNIRELQQLQNEKCHLLIEHETQKLKELDEEHSQEMKEWREKLRPRKKALEEEFTRKLQEQEVFFKMTGESECLNPTTQSRVSKFYPIPNLHNSGL; from the exons ATGTCTTTCTTCAATTTTCGAAAGATATTCAAGTTAGGGCCCgataagaagaagaagcagtatGAACATGTACACAGAGACGTCAACCCAGAGGAAATTTGGGAGATCGTTGGGGAGCTGGGAGATGGAGCGTTTGGGAAAGTGTACAAG GCTCAGAACAAGCAGAACGGGACTCTTGCTGCCGCCAAGGTTAttgacacaaagacagaggatGAATTGGAGGATTATATGGTAGAGATTGATATTCTGGCCTCCTGCGACCACCATTACATTGTCAAACTGCtggatgcattttattttgaagggaaACTTTGG ATTCTGATTGAGTTCTGTGCGGGTGGTGCAGTCGATGCCATCATGTTGG AACTTGAGAGGCCCCTGACAGAGCCTCAGATCCGTGTGGTGTGTAAGCAGACCTTGGAGGCCTTGTCCTACCTCCATGAGAACAAGATTATCCACAGAGACCTGAAAGCTGGAAACATTCTCCTCTCCTTGGATGGCGATGTGAAACtgg CTGACTTTGGGGTGTCTGCTAAAAATACCAGCACTTTACAGAGAAGAGATTCTTTCATCGGCACTCCATATTG GATGGCCCCAGAGGTAGTCATGTGCGAAACTTCCAAGGACCGTCCATATGACTACAAGGCTGACATCTGGTCCCTAGGTGTCACTCTGATAGAGCTGGCACAGATTGAGCCACCCAACCACGAGATGAATCCCATGAGAGTGCTGCTGAAAATAGCCAAGTCTGAGCCACCCACACTCATGCAGCCCTCTCGCTG gtcacCAGAATTCCGAGACTTTCTCCGTAAGGCCCTTGATAAGAATGTGGACAACAGGTGGACCTCAGTACAGCTTCTACAG CATCCTTTTGTCACCAGTGTAACTGATAGCAAACCTCTCAGAGAACTCATAGCTGAGGCCAAAGCTGAAGTTACAGAGGAGGTTGAGGATAgtaaagaagaagaggatgaggatgagcCGGACACACCTTTG GCTGCACCTGGGCATAAGCGAGCACCCTCAGATGCCAGTATGGCCAGCTCAGAGGATGACAAATTACCACCAGCTTCCTCCATGCTGGAATCTGttacagaaaagacagaagctGAACCTGTTGAGGACCATACCAGTGATAAGCTCTCAGATGAAGGACTGGGAACAAGTGAGATAGACAAGACTGAGGAGGAGAAACTTAATGAGGTGTCTGATGTTAGCAATGAAGATCTGGCCCCTGTGCTAATAGAACCCACTAAGGACTTTTCCCCACATGATGCTGAAGAACCTAAACCAGACGATACTCAAGCTGAAGAGAGTTCTGCTGGATCTGTACTGTCACAGCCAGAAGGATCTCTAGATACACTAGATAAACTAGATGCCAAAGAACCTATTGCTTATGGTCAAGAAATAGAAGAGGAACAAAATGAGACACAAGGAGAGAAAACAGAGGCTGAACCTAGTCAAATAGTAATTGAAATTGAAAGAGAAACACCAGAGTTAAAGGACGATGAAGAGCGAGAAAAAAATGGTAGCGAAGAATCACAAGCTGAAGATGAACCAGAAGAAACTAAATCTGTACTAGAAGAAGTGatacaaactgaaacaaaagaCAAGCCACCAGATGAGGAGATTTCTCAGCACAAAGTGACAGCAGACAGTACAGAAGACACACCTAATGGTACAGATGTAAATATCGACACATTAAATATAGAATCAAAGGTAATGGACACAAAAGTGAATGGAGACACAATGCCAAGTGTGGATACGTCCTCAGCTGAGGTTTTGATGGAGAAGACTATAGAATGTAAACCAGAGGAGAAGCCTCAGGTTGAGTCTCAAGAGGAGACAGAGCAGCCTGAACAAGAGCAGCCTGAACAAGACCATCAGTCCAAAAATGAGGTTGTACTGGAGGAAAAGTCAGCAGTAGAATCCACAAATGGGGTCAGTGATGAAGCCAAAGACACCTCTGAGGTTGCAGAACTAGTGGTCACAACTGAAGATGTCCCTGTGAAGGAGGACGAAGAGAAAGCTCTTCTTGCAGATGAGAGCACCCAAGATGTTGTCTCTGTCCCAGAGAGTGAAACTGATTCAGAAACCAAGATGGAGCAAGTGAGCCCTGCTGTAATGAAACCTGATGTGGAATCGGACTCTGGAAGCAGCTCTGCTGCTGATAGCAACAGCCTTGACCTAAATCTGTCAATCTCAAGCTTCCTATCCAAAAGCAAAGAAGGGGGCTCTTTATCAATGCAG GAGTCAAAACGTCAGAAGAAAACTCTGAAGAAGACACGTAAGTTCATGGTGGATGGTGTGGAAGTCAGTGTGACGACATCAAAGATAGTGACAGATAACGACACCAAAAGTGAGGAGATGAGGTTCCTCAG ACGGCAGGAGTTGAGAGAACTACGCCTCCTGCAAAAAGAGGAGCAAAGAGcccagcagcagctcagcaaCAAGCTGCAACAGCAGAGAGAGCAGATCTACCGCCGCTTTGATCAGGAAACGGCT GGTAAAAAGCGTCAATATGACCAAGAAGTGGAAAATCTTGAAAAGAAGCAAAAGCAAACCATTGAGCGACTGGAGCAGGATCACACCAGTCGGCTCAGAGATGAAGCAAAACGCATCAAAGCAGATCAAGACAAGGAGCTTTCCAAGTTCCAAAACATgctgaagaacagaaaaaaagag GCAGTGGCCCAGGTTATGATACAGTCTTTTCAGTTGTCCTCATGTGCACTCTTCAACGCTCAGATGCAGGAT GAGCAGGAGTTCCTACAGAAGCAGCAGCAAGATCTAGATGCAGCTCTAAAGAAAATCATCCAGCAGCATAAATTGGAAATTGCCACTATTGAGAGAGACTGCCTCAATCACAAGCAGCAGCTGATGAGAG CTCGAGAGGCGGCCTTGTGGGAGTTGGAAGAGCGCCACCTTCAGGAGAAGCACCAGCAGTTAAAGCAGCAGCTAAAAGATCAGTACTTCCTGCAGAGACACCAGCTGCTAAAGAGGCATGAAAAG GAGATGGAGCAAATGCAGCGCTATATCCAGCGGCTTATCGAGGAGCTAAAGAACAAACAGACTCAAGAGAGAGTTCGTCTGCCCAAGATTCAGCGCAGTGAGGCCAAGACTCGTATGGCCATGTTCAAAAAGAGCATCCGCATGACTGCAAATGCAGTTGTCACTGCAGAGCAGGAAAGAGAACGGATAAAGCAG TTTGCTTCACAGGAAGAAAAGAGGCAGAAGAATGAACGGCTCCATCAGCACCAGAAACATGAGAACCAGATGAGGGAtctgcagctgcagtgtgaCTCAAACATACGGGAGCTGCAGCAGCTACAG